A genomic segment from Acyrthosiphon pisum isolate AL4f chromosome A3, pea_aphid_22Mar2018_4r6ur, whole genome shotgun sequence encodes:
- the Lwr gene encoding lesswright produces MSGIALTRLSEERKGWRKDHPFGFVAKPGKNQDGSLNLMVWECYIPGRKSTPWENGMYFLRMIFKDDYPSSPPKCKFEPPLFHPNVYPSGTVCLSLLDEEKDWRPAITIKQILLGIQDLLNEPNIKDPAQAEAYTIYCQNRVEYDKRVRAQAKAMSRPE; encoded by the exons atgTCTGGTATTGCATTAACTCGATTATCTGAAGAGCGTAAAGGATGGAGGAAAGATCATCCATTT gGTTTTGTGGCTAAACCAGGCAAAAATCAAGATGGTTCATTGAATCTTATGGTTTGGGAATGCTATATACCTGGGAGAAAGAGT actcCTTGGGAAAATGGAATGTATTTCTTACGTATGATCTTCAAGGACGATTATCCATCGAGTCCACCAAAATGCAAATTTGAGCCTCCATTATTCCACCCTAATGTTTACCCCTccg GTACTGTGTGCTTATCACTATTGGATGAAGAAAAAGATTGGCGTCCAGCTATCACTATTAAGCAGATATTGTTGGGGATACAAGATCTATTAAATGAACCCAACATTAAAGATCCTGCTCAGGCAGAGGCATACACTATTTATtg CCAAAATCGTGTAGAATATGACAAACGTGTCCGAGCACAAGCCAAAGCAATGTCCAGACCAGAATAA
- the LOC115034488 gene encoding maltase 2-like translates to MENHDFSRLSSKFGAESVPIFTALKLALPGIEVTYYGSEIGMEDNMYLRPEQIKDTNLAGLDPKLRRPRDYERCPMQWDDSSNAGFTEEKKSWLPVNPNYYKLNVETQKKIPTSNYNFYKKMSQLRKTNSLKNGDLRTYNISKSIYILKR, encoded by the exons atgGAAAATCATGACTTTTCAAGATTGTCGTCGAAATTTGGTGCTGAATCGGTACCAATATTTACTGCGTTAAAATTAGCTCTTCCTGGTATTGAAGTAACATATTATGGTAGTGAAATTGGTATGGAGGACAACATGTATTTGAGACCGGAACAAATAAAAGATACTAATCTTGCTGGTCTTGATCCAAAATTGAGGAGACCTAGAGATTACGAAAGGTGTCCCATGCAATGGGATGATTCGAGTAACGCAG GTTTCACTGAAGAGAAAAAGTCATGGTTACCAGTAAATCCAAATTATTACAAACTGAACGtcgaaacacaaaaaaaaataccaaccagtaactataatttttataaaaaaatgtctcaaCTTCGAAAAACTAATTCGTTGAAAAACGGTGATCTTCGGacgtataatatttctaaatcgatttacattttaaaaaggtaa